From the genome of bacterium, one region includes:
- a CDS encoding DUF47 family protein yields MRLDRILQALLPHDEQFFALFEESAHNIVLASETLLRLPGATPEERIDIVARIKSLEHMGDSVTHRIFSELNGTFVTPIDPEDIHVLASSLDDILDNMDGGAGRFVLYKVKVCPPEMLKLIECLNASVVELERGVHLLRRMNNPTELRSVIERVNNLFEQVSDPIEVIKLKEIFVAFETATDRCEDAANVLETILIKHA; encoded by the coding sequence ATGAGATTGGACAGAATCCTGCAAGCGCTGCTCCCCCACGATGAGCAGTTTTTCGCCTTGTTCGAAGAATCCGCGCACAACATCGTGCTGGCCTCCGAAACCCTGCTTCGCCTGCCCGGAGCCACCCCCGAAGAGCGCATTGACATTGTCGCCCGCATCAAGAGTCTTGAACACATGGGCGACTCTGTTACTCACCGCATCTTCTCGGAACTGAACGGCACGTTCGTTACGCCGATTGACCCCGAGGACATCCACGTGCTCGCCTCATCGCTCGATGACATCCTCGACAACATGGACGGCGGGGCTGGCAGGTTCGTCCTCTATAAGGTCAAGGTCTGTCCGCCCGAGATGCTGAAGCTCATCGAGTGCCTGAACGCGTCCGTCGTCGAACTCGAACGCGGCGTGCACCTCCTGCGGCGCATGAATAATCCAACCGAACTGCGCTCGGTCATTGAACGCGTCAATAACCTCTTCGAACAGGTCAGCGACCCCATCGAGGTCATCAAGCTCAAGGAGATCTTCGTGGCCTTCGAAACGGCCACCGACCGCTGCGAAGACGCCGCCAACGTGCTCGAGACCATCCTGATTAAACACGCGTGA
- a CDS encoding inorganic phosphate transporter: MTMLVITIILVALVFDFLNGFHDSANSIATIVSTRVLTPRKAVLWAAFFNLVAAFFFDVHVAKTIGKGLVELAAINEYVILSGLLGAITWNLITWYYGIPSSSSHALMGGYAGAAIAHAGFDSIIYSGWTKTVVFIAVAPLMGMVMGFLLMAVVMWLFHKRRGSNVNRGFRRMQLVSAAAYSIGHGTNDAQKTMGVITGLLVTAGVLSSFEVPYWVILMSHFAIALGTLFGGWRIVKTMGTKITKLKPSGGFCAETAGAITLLVTAFSGIAVSTTHTISGAIMGVGATRRASAVRWGLAGNIVIAWILTIPASALVGAVVSFIIALFV, from the coding sequence ATGACGATGCTCGTCATCACCATTATTCTCGTCGCGCTGGTCTTCGACTTCCTGAACGGATTCCACGACTCCGCGAATTCCATCGCGACCATCGTGTCAACGCGCGTCCTCACGCCCCGCAAAGCGGTACTGTGGGCGGCCTTCTTCAACCTCGTCGCCGCCTTCTTCTTTGATGTCCACGTCGCGAAGACCATTGGCAAGGGTCTGGTCGAACTCGCCGCCATCAATGAATACGTGATTCTCTCCGGTTTGCTCGGCGCCATTACGTGGAACTTGATTACCTGGTACTACGGCATTCCCTCAAGCTCGTCTCACGCGCTGATGGGTGGCTATGCAGGCGCCGCCATCGCCCACGCCGGATTCGATTCGATTATCTACTCGGGCTGGACTAAAACAGTCGTTTTCATCGCCGTCGCCCCGCTCATGGGCATGGTCATGGGGTTCTTGCTCATGGCGGTGGTCATGTGGCTCTTCCACAAACGGCGCGGCTCCAACGTTAATCGCGGATTCCGACGCATGCAGCTCGTCTCAGCCGCGGCCTACAGCATCGGACACGGCACCAACGACGCCCAGAAAACCATGGGCGTGATCACCGGGCTGCTGGTCACCGCCGGCGTGCTGTCGAGCTTTGAAGTCCCCTACTGGGTGATTCTCATGTCGCACTTCGCCATCGCCCTCGGCACGCTCTTCGGCGGCTGGCGCATTGTGAAGACGATGGGTACGAAAATCACCAAGCTGAAACCCTCCGGCGGCTTCTGTGCCGAAACGGCCGGTGCGATCACATTGCTCGTGACCGCCTTCTCAGGCATCGCCGTCAGCACCACGCACACGATCAGTGGTGCCATCATGGGTGTCGGCGCCACCCGCCGCGCGTCGGCTGTCCGCTGGGGACTCGCGGGCAACATCGTTATCGCCTGGATCTTGACCATCCCCGCCTCCGCTCTCGTCGGTGCGGTCGTCTCATTCATTATCGCGTTGTTCGTGTAA
- a CDS encoding sodium-translocating pyrophosphatase, whose product MLAPNHGHGGGAGGHGEAIQLPFGPDAWLPLYIVLGGAILALVFGYYWSRKTNSESPGSERMQSVGKAIQEGAFAYLARQVRTMIPLVILITIGLFFLYKSQYQTILPDEATSLGIGVALAFLLGVTASYLAGYVGMGVAVKANMRVAHAALTSFKRSLEIAFTAGAVSGMFTVGLGLLGATITFMVYQENAMFVLVGFGFGGSLAALFMRVGGGIFTKAADVGADLVGKVEAGIPEDDPRNAATIADNVGDNVGDCAGMAADVFESYEVTLVAAIILAAAVGGTLAANGFGGLMAAGSFTSVFTLKLVIYALLVRAVGVVASIIGIMAVKGKDDPEMNPMDPISRGATVSIVAASLGFLAVAYWVFRTGLPPVPAGANPDLASIVSDFWFYAFLATFFGIVLTYVIGKLTEYFTAAEKKPVTEIATAAKTGPATLILSGLAEGLESSVWSAVSIAATIYGAYALFHDPAMAAYAIALAGLGLLATTGYVLAEDTFGPISDNANGVFEMSGALINADGSKNHAAHNIVARLDMVGNTTKALTKGFAIATAVIAAVALYRSYIDTVAVQDPEILTKGIQVNLPEIFIGLLLGGAVPFLFSSFAIRAVSRAAVLLVEEVRRQFREIPGIMEYKGVGEKGKPDYARCVEISTAAAQKELLGPGLLAIFAPILCGFWLGPYALGGFLAGCILTGQLMAVFMSNAGGAWDNAKKKIEDGYLGGKGTDAHKAGVIGDTVGDPLKDTAGPALNPMIKVMNLVSILIAPSTVVMYGTGGGYAVVAVSLAVLAGAIMFSKRGGLAMDAK is encoded by the coding sequence ATGCTGGCTCCGAATCACGGCCACGGCGGCGGTGCCGGCGGCCACGGTGAAGCGATTCAGTTGCCGTTCGGTCCGGACGCGTGGCTGCCGCTTTACATTGTACTGGGCGGCGCGATCTTGGCGCTGGTGTTCGGCTACTATTGGTCGCGCAAGACGAATAGTGAGAGTCCGGGCAGCGAGCGCATGCAAAGCGTAGGCAAGGCGATCCAGGAAGGCGCATTCGCGTATTTGGCGCGGCAGGTGCGCACGATGATTCCGCTGGTCATCCTGATTACGATCGGCCTGTTCTTCCTGTACAAGTCACAATACCAGACCATCCTGCCCGATGAGGCCACGAGTCTGGGTATCGGCGTGGCGTTGGCGTTTTTGTTGGGTGTGACGGCGTCGTATCTGGCCGGATACGTGGGCATGGGCGTGGCGGTAAAGGCGAACATGCGCGTGGCGCATGCGGCGTTGACGAGCTTCAAGCGTTCGCTGGAGATCGCGTTCACGGCAGGTGCAGTGTCAGGCATGTTCACGGTGGGCTTAGGTCTGTTAGGCGCGACGATTACGTTTATGGTCTACCAGGAGAACGCGATGTTCGTGCTGGTGGGCTTCGGCTTCGGTGGATCGCTGGCCGCGTTGTTTATGCGTGTCGGCGGCGGTATCTTCACGAAGGCGGCGGACGTCGGCGCGGACTTGGTAGGTAAAGTAGAAGCGGGTATTCCTGAAGACGATCCGCGCAACGCCGCGACGATTGCGGACAACGTGGGCGACAACGTCGGTGACTGTGCCGGTATGGCCGCCGACGTGTTTGAATCTTACGAAGTGACGCTGGTAGCCGCGATTATTCTGGCGGCCGCAGTGGGCGGCACGCTGGCGGCGAACGGCTTCGGCGGTTTGATGGCGGCGGGTTCGTTCACGTCCGTGTTCACGTTGAAGCTGGTCATCTACGCGCTGCTCGTGCGCGCTGTGGGTGTTGTGGCTTCGATTATCGGCATCATGGCCGTTAAGGGCAAAGATGATCCGGAGATGAACCCGATGGATCCGATCAGCCGCGGTGCGACGGTTTCAATCGTTGCGGCGTCGCTGGGCTTCCTGGCGGTGGCCTATTGGGTGTTCCGCACGGGATTGCCGCCGGTGCCGGCGGGAGCGAACCCGGATTTGGCGAGCATCGTGAGCGACTTCTGGTTCTACGCATTTTTGGCAACGTTCTTTGGTATCGTGCTGACCTACGTGATCGGCAAGCTGACAGAGTACTTTACAGCAGCTGAGAAGAAGCCTGTGACGGAAATTGCGACGGCCGCCAAGACAGGTCCGGCGACGTTGATTCTGTCCGGCTTGGCGGAAGGTCTGGAGTCTTCCGTGTGGTCGGCGGTTTCGATTGCGGCGACGATTTACGGTGCATACGCCTTGTTCCACGATCCGGCGATGGCGGCATACGCGATTGCGTTAGCGGGTCTGGGCTTGTTGGCGACGACGGGCTACGTGCTGGCAGAAGACACGTTCGGACCGATTTCGGATAACGCTAACGGCGTATTCGAAATGTCGGGCGCATTGATTAATGCGGACGGTTCGAAGAATCACGCGGCGCACAATATCGTCGCCCGCCTCGATATGGTTGGCAATACGACGAAGGCGTTGACGAAGGGTTTTGCGATTGCGACGGCGGTCATTGCGGCGGTGGCGCTGTATCGTTCCTACATTGACACGGTGGCGGTGCAGGACCCGGAAATTCTGACGAAGGGTATTCAGGTAAACCTGCCGGAGATTTTCATCGGTCTGTTGCTCGGCGGTGCCGTGCCGTTCCTGTTCTCATCGTTTGCGATTCGGGCCGTGTCGCGCGCGGCGGTGCTGCTGGTGGAAGAGGTTCGCCGTCAGTTCCGCGAGATTCCAGGGATCATGGAATATAAGGGTGTTGGTGAGAAGGGTAAGCCCGACTACGCGCGTTGCGTGGAGATTTCAACGGCGGCGGCCCAGAAGGAACTATTGGGACCGGGACTGTTGGCGATTTTTGCGCCGATTTTGTGCGGCTTCTGGCTTGGGCCTTACGCGTTGGGCGGCTTCCTCGCGGGCTGTATTTTGACGGGTCAGTTGATGGCGGTGTTTATGTCGAACGCGGGCGGCGCGTGGGACAACGCCAAGAAGAAGATTGAAGACGGCTATTTGGGCGGCAAGGGCACCGATGCGCACAAGGCCGGCGTGATTGGTGATACGGTGGGTGATCCGCTGAAGGACACGGCGGGTCCGGCGCTGAACCCGATGATCAAGGTGATGAATCTTGTTTCGATCTTGATTGCGCCGAGCACGGTGGTGATGTACGGCACGGGCGGCGGTTACGCAGTCGTGGCCGTCTCGTTGGCGGTGCTGGCGGGCGCGATTATGTTCTCGAAGCGCGGCGGCCTGGCGATGGACGCGAAGTAG